A window of Corallococcus macrosporus DSM 14697 contains these coding sequences:
- a CDS encoding ATP-binding protein, whose protein sequence is MILEMPAPAIIFWGQELIQLYNDGYAVIMGPRHPRYLGATYRECWPDTYPVIHPWMRKLLETGEVTQVEKTFFMLTRYGFNEEAYFTFDFSPLRDDEGAIQGILQVVFEVTDVVLGERRLATIRALAPRLNAPPESATTDAIRALADNPKDIPFALIYHWDEGEQRLVLKESTGLEGLAEHAALELGRVTGAANQAADSNAPVLLESAPSLLGARHTGPWPEPTEAALALPMRRTGADRLRGVVVLGISPRLRFDANYRQFFEDLARELATHLAVEQEKRAEREAFAHAQEARTRAEAEVARRAEAEAALRASEERLRMALDAGLLGVVELQYARGTLAWDERALQHLGLPPGKAPTLAEAAARLHPDDVERARRTIEQALRPGAGAIRLECRVRGWDGQERFLLAMVKTHFDAQGRPDRVVGALQDVTERRSAELERERLATIVEQSPDFIGVGNASGQAVWVNEAGRRLLGLKRDEDITRYHLLDFFLPEDQAFVDEHIAPAILHGGRWEGEFRFRHFPTGAPIPAQYNSFALLEHGTQRQIGIATVSRDIREQQRLAAERERLLERERAARAEAEEANRLKDEFLATVSHELRTPLTAVLGWVQMLRTGTLSPEKRERALATVERNARAQGQLVEDLLDVSRIMTGKLKLEVSSVDVSQVVEAALDSLRPAAEAKGIRVQAALDSGGTIMGDTSRLQQVVWNLLSNAVKFTPKGGRVQVLVERRNSAVEITVADTGQGISAQFLPHVFERFRQADGSTTRKAGGLGLGLSIVRHLVELHGGTVTASSEGEGRGATFVVSLPQAVALRRELLVPPALRGPLAEQDIPCPPQLAGLRLLIVDDEEDTRELLRSITETCGGIVTTASSADEGLGKLREGTFDVLVSDVGMPREDGYRFITRVRALPPEQGGAIPAVALTAYTRMEDRTRALLAGFDTHVPKPIEPVELMAVIASMATRRHPHRG, encoded by the coding sequence ATGATTCTGGAGATGCCGGCGCCCGCCATCATCTTCTGGGGGCAGGAGCTCATCCAGCTCTACAACGACGGCTACGCGGTCATCATGGGCCCGCGGCACCCGCGCTACCTGGGCGCCACCTACCGCGAGTGCTGGCCGGACACCTATCCCGTCATCCACCCCTGGATGCGCAAGCTCCTGGAGACGGGTGAGGTCACCCAGGTGGAGAAGACCTTCTTCATGCTCACCCGGTACGGGTTCAATGAAGAGGCCTACTTCACCTTCGACTTCAGCCCGCTCCGGGACGACGAGGGCGCCATCCAGGGCATCCTCCAGGTCGTCTTCGAGGTCACGGACGTGGTGCTCGGCGAGCGCCGGCTGGCGACGATTCGCGCGCTGGCGCCCCGGCTGAACGCCCCGCCGGAGAGCGCGACCACGGACGCCATCCGCGCCCTGGCGGACAACCCCAAGGACATCCCCTTCGCCCTCATCTACCACTGGGACGAGGGCGAACAGCGCCTGGTGCTCAAGGAGTCCACGGGGCTCGAAGGGCTCGCGGAGCACGCCGCCCTGGAGCTGGGCCGCGTCACAGGGGCCGCGAACCAGGCCGCGGACTCGAACGCCCCGGTGCTGCTGGAGTCGGCGCCGTCGCTGCTGGGCGCCCGCCACACGGGCCCCTGGCCCGAGCCCACGGAGGCGGCGCTGGCCCTGCCCATGCGGCGCACCGGCGCGGACAGGCTCCGGGGCGTGGTCGTCCTGGGCATCAGCCCGCGGCTGCGCTTTGACGCCAACTACCGCCAGTTCTTCGAGGACCTGGCGCGCGAGCTGGCCACCCACCTGGCCGTGGAGCAGGAGAAGCGCGCCGAGCGCGAGGCCTTCGCCCACGCCCAGGAGGCCCGGACCCGCGCCGAGGCGGAGGTGGCCCGGCGGGCCGAGGCGGAGGCCGCGCTGCGCGCCAGCGAGGAGCGCCTGCGGATGGCGCTGGACGCCGGCCTGCTGGGGGTCGTGGAGCTGCAGTACGCGCGGGGCACGTTGGCGTGGGACGAGCGCGCCCTGCAGCACCTGGGGCTGCCGCCCGGGAAGGCTCCCACCCTGGCGGAGGCCGCGGCCCGGCTCCACCCCGACGACGTGGAGCGGGCGCGGCGCACCATTGAACAGGCGCTGCGCCCGGGCGCGGGCGCCATCCGCCTGGAGTGCCGCGTGCGGGGCTGGGACGGCCAGGAGCGCTTCCTGCTGGCCATGGTGAAGACGCACTTCGACGCCCAGGGCCGGCCCGACCGCGTCGTCGGGGCCCTGCAGGACGTCACCGAGCGGCGCAGCGCCGAGCTGGAGCGCGAGCGGCTGGCCACCATCGTCGAGCAGTCCCCCGACTTCATCGGGGTGGGGAACGCCTCGGGACAGGCCGTCTGGGTGAACGAGGCGGGGCGGAGGCTGCTGGGCTTGAAGCGGGATGAAGACATCACCCGCTACCACCTGCTGGACTTCTTCCTGCCCGAGGACCAGGCGTTCGTGGACGAGCACATCGCGCCCGCCATCCTCCACGGTGGCCGGTGGGAGGGGGAGTTCCGCTTCCGGCACTTCCCGACGGGCGCCCCCATCCCGGCGCAGTACAACAGCTTCGCCCTGCTGGAGCACGGCACCCAGCGCCAGATTGGCATCGCCACCGTGAGCCGGGACATCCGCGAGCAGCAGCGGTTGGCGGCGGAGCGGGAGCGGCTGCTCGAACGGGAGCGGGCAGCGCGCGCGGAAGCGGAGGAGGCCAACCGGCTCAAGGACGAGTTCCTGGCCACCGTCTCCCACGAGCTGCGCACCCCGCTCACCGCGGTGCTGGGCTGGGTGCAGATGCTGCGGACGGGGACCTTGAGTCCGGAGAAGCGGGAGCGGGCGCTCGCCACGGTGGAGCGCAACGCGCGCGCGCAGGGGCAGCTCGTGGAGGACCTGCTCGACGTGAGCCGCATCATGACGGGCAAGCTGAAGCTGGAGGTGTCGTCCGTCGACGTGAGTCAGGTCGTCGAGGCGGCGCTCGATTCGCTGCGGCCCGCCGCCGAGGCCAAGGGCATCCGCGTGCAGGCCGCGCTCGACTCGGGCGGGACCATCATGGGTGACACGAGCCGCCTGCAGCAGGTGGTGTGGAACCTGCTGTCCAACGCCGTGAAGTTCACCCCCAAGGGCGGCCGCGTCCAGGTGCTGGTGGAGCGGCGCAACTCGGCGGTGGAGATCACCGTCGCGGACACCGGCCAGGGCATCTCCGCGCAGTTCCTGCCCCACGTCTTCGAGCGCTTCCGGCAGGCGGACGGCAGCACCACGCGCAAGGCCGGAGGCCTGGGCCTGGGCCTGTCCATCGTCCGGCACCTGGTGGAGCTGCACGGCGGCACCGTGACGGCCTCCAGCGAGGGCGAAGGCAGGGGCGCCACCTTCGTGGTGAGCCTGCCCCAGGCCGTGGCGCTGCGCCGGGAGCTCCTGGTGCCGCCGGCCCTCCGCGGCCCGCTGGCGGAGCAGGACATCCCCTGCCCGCCCCAGCTCGCGGGGCTCCGGCTGCTCATCGTGGATGACGAGGAGGACACGCGCGAGCTCTTGCGCAGCATCACCGAGACGTGTGGCGGCATCGTCACCACGGCCAGCTCGGCGGACGAAGGGCTGGGGAAGCTCCGCGAGGGCACCTTCGACGTGCTCGTCTCGGACGTCGGCATGCCGCGGGAGGACGGGTACCGCTTCATCACCCGCGTGCGCGCCCTGCCCCCGGAACAGGGCGGCGCCATCCCCGCGGTGGCGCTGACGGCCTACACCCGCATGGAGGACCGGACGCGCGCGCTGCTGGCGGGCTTCGACACCCACGTGCCCAAGCCCATCGAGCCCGTGGAGCTGATGGCCGTCATCGCCTCCATGGCCACCCGGCGGCATCCCCACCGGGGCTGA
- the hppD gene encoding 4-hydroxyphenylpyruvate dioxygenase, producing the protein MADTAENPLGLNGFEFVEFTSPQPEVMERLFERLGFTAYSKHPSKALVRYKQGGINLLVNREPTGQAADFRAAHGPSASGMAFRVANARAAYEMALERGAKAADPERGSLGEGSYVLEGIGGSLLYLVDRHGANGSLYDTWEEIPGAEAAEAKNSVGLETLDHLTHNVRRGQMRTWSSFYNRIFGFTEQKYFDIKGQATGLFSQAMIAPDQAIRIPLNESQDDKSQIEEFIRQYKGEGIQHLALTTPDIYGTVERLRERGVALQDTLDTYYDLVDKRVPNHGEDLARMRKNRILIDGSEEEGLLLQIFTENLFGPIFFEIIQRKGNEGFGNGNFQALFESIELDQIRRGVIKVD; encoded by the coding sequence ATGGCGGATACGGCAGAGAACCCTCTGGGGCTGAACGGTTTCGAGTTCGTGGAGTTCACGAGCCCCCAGCCCGAGGTGATGGAGCGCCTCTTCGAGCGGCTGGGGTTCACCGCGTACTCCAAGCATCCGTCCAAGGCGCTGGTCCGCTACAAGCAGGGCGGCATCAACCTGCTCGTCAACCGCGAGCCGACGGGGCAGGCCGCGGACTTCCGCGCGGCGCACGGCCCGTCCGCCAGCGGCATGGCCTTCCGCGTGGCCAACGCGCGCGCCGCCTATGAGATGGCGCTGGAGCGCGGCGCCAAGGCCGCGGACCCGGAGCGGGGCTCGCTGGGCGAGGGCTCCTATGTCCTCGAGGGCATCGGCGGCAGCCTGCTCTATCTGGTGGACCGCCACGGGGCGAACGGCTCGCTCTACGACACCTGGGAGGAGATTCCCGGCGCCGAGGCGGCCGAGGCGAAGAACAGCGTGGGCCTGGAGACGCTGGACCACCTGACGCACAACGTGCGGCGGGGCCAGATGCGCACCTGGTCGTCCTTCTACAACCGCATCTTCGGCTTCACCGAGCAGAAGTACTTCGACATCAAGGGCCAGGCCACGGGCCTGTTCAGCCAGGCGATGATCGCCCCGGACCAGGCCATCCGCATCCCGCTCAACGAGAGCCAGGACGACAAGTCGCAGATTGAAGAGTTCATCCGCCAGTACAAGGGCGAGGGCATCCAGCACCTGGCGCTCACCACGCCGGACATCTACGGCACCGTGGAGCGGCTGCGGGAGCGCGGCGTGGCGCTGCAGGACACGCTCGACACGTACTACGACCTGGTGGACAAGCGCGTCCCCAACCACGGCGAGGACCTGGCGCGGATGCGGAAGAACCGCATCCTCATCGACGGCAGCGAGGAAGAGGGCCTGCTGCTCCAGATCTTCACGGAGAACCTCTTCGGCCCCATCTTCTTCGAAATCATCCAGCGCAAGGGCAACGAGGGCTTCGGGAACGGCAACTTCCAGGCGCTCTTCGAGTCCATCGAGCTGGACCAGATTCGCCGCGGCGTCATCAAGGTCGACTAG
- the hmgA gene encoding homogentisate 1,2-dioxygenase has protein sequence MSPGSVLKTAPGAYLSGFGNEFATEAVPGALPEGQNSPQRAPFGLYAEQLSGSAFTAPRRENRRSWLYRLRPSASHPAFQPLAQGLLRSGPFDEVPASPNRLRWSPLPAPSKATDFVDGLVTYAGNGDAASGAGLSIHLYAANRSMVDRVFFDADGELLIVPQAGRLRLVTELGVLDVAPGDLAVVPRGVRFRVELPEGQAAGYVCENHGALFRLPDLGPIGANGLANPRDFLTPVAAFEDVDRPTEVVQKFQGRLWAARYAHSPLDVVAWHGNLAPYKYDLARFNTLNTVSFDHPDPSIFTVLTSPSEVPGTANCDFVIFPPRWMVAEHTFRPPWFHRNVMSEFMGLVHGVYDAKAGGFAPGGASLHNCMSGHGPDRTSYEQAVQADLKPHKIKDTLAFMFESRWVIRPTRFAMESPALQPDYDACWAGFQKAKLP, from the coding sequence CTGTCGCCGGGGAGCGTCCTCAAGACGGCCCCCGGCGCCTACCTGTCCGGCTTCGGCAACGAGTTCGCCACCGAGGCGGTGCCTGGCGCGCTGCCCGAGGGACAGAACTCGCCGCAGCGGGCGCCGTTTGGCCTCTATGCCGAGCAGCTCTCCGGCTCGGCCTTCACCGCGCCGCGCCGGGAGAACCGGCGCTCGTGGCTGTACCGCCTGCGGCCCAGCGCCAGCCACCCGGCGTTCCAGCCGCTGGCGCAGGGGCTGCTGCGCAGCGGGCCCTTCGACGAGGTGCCCGCCTCGCCCAACCGGCTGCGGTGGAGCCCGCTGCCGGCGCCGTCCAAGGCCACGGACTTCGTGGACGGGCTCGTCACCTACGCGGGCAACGGGGACGCGGCGTCGGGCGCGGGCCTCAGCATCCACCTGTACGCGGCCAACCGCTCCATGGTGGACCGGGTGTTCTTCGACGCGGACGGCGAGCTGCTCATCGTCCCGCAGGCGGGGCGGCTGCGGCTGGTGACGGAGCTGGGCGTGCTGGACGTGGCGCCGGGCGACCTCGCGGTGGTGCCGCGCGGCGTGCGCTTCCGCGTGGAGCTGCCGGAGGGGCAGGCCGCCGGCTACGTCTGTGAGAACCACGGCGCGCTCTTCCGCCTGCCGGACCTGGGGCCCATTGGGGCCAACGGGCTGGCCAACCCGCGCGACTTCCTGACGCCGGTGGCGGCCTTCGAGGACGTGGACCGGCCCACGGAGGTGGTGCAGAAGTTCCAGGGGCGGCTGTGGGCGGCGCGGTACGCGCACTCCCCGCTGGACGTGGTGGCGTGGCACGGGAACCTGGCGCCGTACAAGTACGACCTGGCCCGGTTCAACACCCTCAACACGGTGAGCTTCGACCACCCGGACCCGTCCATCTTCACCGTCCTCACCTCGCCCAGCGAGGTGCCGGGCACGGCCAACTGCGACTTCGTCATCTTCCCGCCGCGGTGGATGGTGGCCGAGCACACGTTCCGGCCGCCCTGGTTCCACCGCAACGTGATGAGCGAGTTCATGGGGCTGGTGCACGGCGTCTACGACGCGAAGGCGGGCGGCTTCGCCCCGGGCGGCGCGTCCCTGCACAACTGCATGAGCGGGCACGGCCCGGACCGGACCAGCTACGAGCAGGCCGTCCAGGCGGACCTGAAGCCCCACAAAATCAAGGACACGCTGGCCTTCATGTTCGAGTCGCGCTGGGTCATCCGCCCCACGCGCTTCGCCATGGAGTCCCCGGCGCTCCAGCCGGACTACGACGCGTGCTGGGCGGGCTTCCAGAAGGCGAAGCTGCCTTGA
- a CDS encoding Rieske (2Fe-2S) protein codes for MSAGGGPAGRKRVWATPANVKLLPVSALADPGARNLVLQIGDAFFHGFLVRKDDAVHGYVDRCPHAGLPLARELDGYLTPDKGLIVCAWHGALFQVEDGLCVGGPCAGGRLTPWPVTVRDGSVYTA; via the coding sequence GTGAGCGCGGGCGGCGGGCCGGCGGGGCGCAAGCGCGTCTGGGCGACCCCGGCCAACGTGAAGCTGCTCCCGGTGAGCGCCCTGGCGGACCCGGGGGCCCGCAACCTGGTCCTCCAGATTGGGGACGCCTTCTTCCACGGCTTCCTGGTGCGCAAGGACGACGCGGTCCACGGCTACGTGGACCGGTGTCCCCACGCGGGCCTGCCGCTGGCGCGGGAGCTGGACGGCTACCTGACGCCGGACAAGGGGCTCATCGTCTGTGCCTGGCACGGGGCGCTGTTCCAGGTGGAGGACGGCCTGTGCGTGGGCGGCCCGTGCGCCGGCGGCCGGCTCACGCCGTGGCCGGTGACGGTGCGGGACGGCAGCGTCTACACCGCCTGA
- a CDS encoding trypsin-like serine peptidase, which produces MARRPTDSKLTLWGSRLAGAVLLSLAACGGRSEQTEPAVCEPPSRPEVRGFAQCGPTLDFTPINSYVGEFSDVIQDREDAVVLIDGRCTGTLIEASAGPVVLTAGHCVRTGDIPLVVFNFEDDEDGDTLITEGLVIEQADAPDYALIQLDALPAVTPIPLTTQVTERLAIVQHPRGYPKVIAEGAFLDTCDQLLFYKDLDTLVASSGAGVLNRQGHLLGVHTDGDCEVSGRGTNRGWTVESIVEASEYLQASDLAER; this is translated from the coding sequence ATGGCGCGCCGCCCCACGGATTCGAAGCTGACGCTGTGGGGCTCGCGCCTCGCTGGGGCCGTCCTCCTGAGCCTCGCCGCTTGTGGAGGACGGTCCGAGCAGACCGAGCCCGCGGTCTGCGAGCCACCGTCCAGGCCGGAGGTTCGTGGCTTCGCGCAATGCGGGCCGACGCTCGACTTCACCCCCATCAACAGCTACGTGGGCGAATTCTCCGACGTCATCCAGGACCGGGAAGACGCCGTCGTGCTCATTGACGGGCGCTGCACGGGAACGCTGATTGAAGCCAGCGCGGGCCCCGTGGTGCTCACCGCGGGCCACTGTGTCCGGACCGGCGACATCCCGCTGGTCGTCTTCAACTTCGAGGACGACGAGGATGGTGACACGCTGATCACGGAAGGCCTCGTCATCGAGCAGGCCGACGCGCCCGACTACGCGCTCATCCAGCTCGACGCGCTCCCCGCCGTCACCCCCATCCCCTTGACGACCCAGGTCACCGAGCGGCTGGCCATCGTCCAGCACCCCCGCGGCTACCCCAAGGTCATCGCCGAGGGCGCGTTCCTGGACACCTGCGACCAGCTCCTCTTCTACAAGGACCTGGACACCCTGGTCGCCAGCTCCGGCGCGGGCGTGCTCAACCGCCAGGGGCACCTGCTGGGGGTCCACACCGACGGCGACTGTGAAGTCAGCGGCCGGGGCACCAACCGGGGCTGGACGGTGGAGTCCATCGTCGAGGCCTCCGAGTATCTGCAGGCCAGCGACCTCGCCGAACGCTGA
- the prtB gene encoding M57 family metalloprotease PrtB — protein sequence MPMFQKMFKGAAVLAVSGTMMLTGCGTDVPADAQTEQDEIISNLVEAGFPAEDILLSDGQVYVGRDAHVTLEASREMLQADPKTQEQYRTTNLVSSSIRTICIVPNSAYAGNSTLMSGLNRAISNYNALGLTFRMQLGGSGCNATISARTMSGAGGSAGFPSGGRPYGIINIGTGTASYGVAVVEHVVTHELGHAVGLRHSDYYNRSISCGSGGNEGTAGVGAIHIPGTPTTATRGGSLMNSCFSSSETGNFKSSDVTALQYLY from the coding sequence ATGCCCATGTTCCAGAAGATGTTCAAGGGAGCTGCTGTCCTCGCGGTGAGCGGTACGATGATGCTGACGGGCTGCGGCACCGACGTTCCGGCGGATGCGCAGACCGAGCAGGATGAGATCATCAGCAACCTGGTCGAGGCCGGCTTCCCGGCGGAAGACATCCTGCTCTCCGACGGCCAGGTCTACGTGGGCCGCGACGCCCACGTGACGCTCGAGGCGTCCCGCGAGATGCTGCAGGCGGACCCCAAGACGCAGGAGCAGTACCGCACGACGAACCTGGTCAGCTCGTCCATCCGGACCATCTGCATCGTCCCGAACTCGGCGTACGCCGGCAACTCCACGCTGATGTCGGGCCTGAACCGGGCCATCTCGAACTACAACGCGCTGGGCCTGACCTTCCGGATGCAGCTTGGCGGCTCCGGCTGCAACGCGACCATCTCCGCGCGCACCATGTCCGGCGCGGGCGGCTCGGCGGGCTTCCCCTCCGGCGGCCGTCCCTACGGCATCATCAACATCGGCACCGGCACGGCCAGCTACGGCGTGGCGGTGGTCGAGCACGTCGTGACGCACGAGCTGGGCCACGCCGTGGGCCTGCGTCACTCTGACTACTACAACCGCAGCATCAGCTGCGGCTCCGGCGGCAACGAGGGCACCGCCGGCGTGGGCGCCATCCACATCCCGGGCACGCCGACCACGGCCACCCGCGGCGGCTCGCTCATGAACTCCTGCTTCAGCTCGTCCGAGACGGGCAACTTCAAGAGCTCCGACGTCACGGCGCTCCAGTACCTGTACTGA